The DNA region AATCTCCAGCGGGATATACGGTACCCCCATATAACTTGGTAGGAAACGGAACAACGCCGAGTTCCACCTGATACGAATAGGTTAACCCACGATTGGCAAGCTCTTCGCCCACACGATCCTCGATTTCCGATAAATGCTGACGAATGACCCCACGAGCTTCTTCCAGACTTTGCGGATTCTCCAGCTCGGTTACCCATTCATCCATCTGGGCAACAACTGCATCACGAATCTCGCGTTTGACCAATTGATCCCCCGCTGCATCCGAGTTTGCGAGAATACGCAAGCGAATGGATTGTTCCGGAATCGCTGTGGCTGCCACAGCTGCATCGGTTTTCTGACCTTCCCACATCATAATGACCATCATAAGACATACCATAATAAGTCCAATTTGTTTCACGATTCTTCTGCTCATTCCGTTCTCCCCCTCGGCTCCCATGATCATGATCCCTGTAACTCTCTCATGTCTATCAGTATGCCCGGAAGAGACGGAAGTAAACCTGGTAGATTACAAATCTACTAAAATTTTAATAGGATGGACAGACTTAAAACGAAAGGGCTGTTAGCACGCCTTATGTGTGACGAAAGTCAAAGAAGCACCTGCCTAATGGAACGCTTGTCGGCTGGCACTTCCTTGAAAATCCAATATTCTAACCTACCCTTGATGTTCCAATTTGGCTAGCTGCATGAAGCTCCTGCTTCTCGGTTACTTGTTCACCCGGAAAGCTTCCCAGGCCCCACCAACCGAATTGCGGCTCGCTACAAGTTTACCGCCATTATTCAGATCACAGGTCACATACAGGTTATTGGCGAGTGCCTGCAACGCAATTGTTCCATCACCTAAATCCACACGATTAAATTTCTCCCATTGCTGAATGGTTGTGGCTTTTGCGATCAGGGCACCACCCGCATTAACATCTGCTGTGACATATTTATTATTGATTTTGGACTTGAGTGACACCGTTCCATCGGAATTCGTGATCCATTCAAAAAGCTCCCAGTCTCCAGCCGTCGCCCGATTGGCAACAAGCTGGTCATTGCCTTGATTCTCGGCGGAGACGATTTGCTGATTTGCTTGAGCAACCAAATAGTTGTACCCGCTTGGATTCGGAGGCTGCACCGTGCCACCACCCGTCACCTCTGAATATACGGCCTGAAGCAGCGCACCAGAGCGATCATTGCTGTACTCCCAGAACATGATGCCGCCCAAATTGCTGTTTTTCACATATTGCACCTTCAGGCTGAGCGATTGCGGGTCGTCATAGGAGATAAAGGTATTTCCATTAAACAGATAAGGAGCTTGGGCACTGCTGTCCCAGTACCGTGTATATCCGTTTTTATTTAAATATTGGCTGACAATGGTGTTGTAATCGGGTTCAAAACCACCGGAACCAGGCCTGTCCAGACCATTGTTCGAATTCTGAACACCAGTCCAGGCCCGGCCGTAAAAGGCTCCGCCAATGACCAGTTTGTTCGCGGGAACACCGCTGTTTCTGAACAGATTGACCGCAGAAGTTACGCTTATATCTCTTCCAGACAGATTGGTATGATGCCCTGTAGTAGCGTCCCAGGTTCCATGAAAATCGTAAGTCATCAGATTGATCCAGTCCAGCAGAGGCGTGATATTGTTGATTTCCACACCGTTCAGATAACTGCTGCTTGCTCCGGCGGCAATGGTCAGCAGATATTGCTTGCCATTGATTTGCCCTTGAGCATTCAGCTTCTCACGAACCTTCGCGAGCAGTTGTGTGAAATTTTCTTTATCCTGTGGCCGTGCAGTTGTACCCGCAGCAGGGTTGGTTGGATACTCCCAATCCAGATCGACGCCATCCAAATTATTGGAGGTGACCAGCTGCACAATACTGTCAGCAAACGTTGTGCGTGACGCGTCTGTTAGCGCAGCGTCGGAGAAACCGTTAGCTCCCCAGCCCCCAACAGACAGTAACACCTTCAAATCCGGGTTTCTGGATTTCAGTCCAACCATGAGTTGCAGTTTGGTACGATCTGTATTAGTAATCGTCGCTT from Paenibacillus sp. JNUCC-31 includes:
- the spoIIR gene encoding stage II sporulation protein R gives rise to the protein MSRRIVKQIGLIMVCLMMVIMMWEGQKTDAAVAATAIPEQSIRLRILANSDAAGDQLVKREIRDAVVAQMDEWVTELENPQSLEEARGVIRQHLSEIEDRVGEELANRGLTYSYQVELGVVPFPTKLYGGTVYPAGDYEAVRITLGKGEGQNWWCVLFPPLCFIDAGTGDALAKPATASAVSAEPGDAKASVQAATPEARFFLWDMAVKLWDWVTGLFA
- a CDS encoding glycosyl hydrolase family 18 protein; its protein translation is MNPNRVGTIPSLVKVFMLLFLSFALTVSTFAIGPAKQADAAPLPKKIIAYVAGWANWTANDIKAEQLSHINYSFALISNGKATITNTDRTKLQLMVGLKSRNPDLKVLLSVGGWGANGFSDAALTDASRTTFADSIVQLVTSNNLDGVDLDWEYPTNPAAGTTARPQDKENFTQLLAKVREKLNAQGQINGKQYLLTIAAGASSSYLNGVEINNITPLLDWINLMTYDFHGTWDATTGHHTNLSGRDISVTSAVNLFRNSGVPANKLVIGGAFYGRAWTGVQNSNNGLDRPGSGGFEPDYNTIVSQYLNKNGYTRYWDSSAQAPYLFNGNTFISYDDPQSLSLKVQYVKNSNLGGIMFWEYSNDRSGALLQAVYSEVTGGGTVQPPNPSGYNYLVAQANQQIVSAENQGNDQLVANRATAGDWELFEWITNSDGTVSLKSKINNKYVTADVNAGGALIAKATTIQQWEKFNRVDLGDGTIALQALANNLYVTCDLNNGGKLVASRNSVGGAWEAFRVNK